In one window of Nothobranchius furzeri strain GRZ-AD chromosome 11, NfurGRZ-RIMD1, whole genome shotgun sequence DNA:
- the hepacam2 gene encoding HEPACAM family member 2 yields MEATRRVALYVLPVLFILTDVSSRFIHIPSLVRHGTEQNPLLLSVETSFSLDVAKIQGTWSHTNPSGTRTVLVTFTNSTKIINMVRRNHLLFEPPKVSLLILRLNQDDEGDYHLSLNVEFHNRTVITEDKVIHVTVDVPVSGPLIEKTPSYPVIEDKANVTWTCSVQRGTRVVFQWQRDGLPLKPSDRHHFSQDNSMLLINPVKKEDRGAYCCVVNNSVSQSKYSRTMDLSIYYGPYNLKVNSGQGLRTGEVLTINPGELVFLECQADSNPPNSYVWISKSHNESEIITEGPQLEVQLYRLAQAEEYLCRAFNNETQKQDEAQFTLVVASLGTGKEKHTQDGVSVSPVAVIAVCSLFIISCVLLFFIRRTCHPKRVLMSIYNRPFSEQKRPHRSGHEDASEDFGIYEFVSIPGKMESTQASCRSLARLESIQDMHTTIYDVIRHVPESPSQSLLN; encoded by the exons ATGGAGGCCACCAGAAGAGTAGCCTTATACGTCTTGCCTGTCCTGTTCATCCTAACAG ACGTCAGCAGCAGGTTCATCCACATTCCCTCCCTGGTTCGTCATGGGACTGAACAGAACCCCCTGCTTCTGTCAGTGGAGACCTCGTTTTCCTTGGATGTGGCTAAGATCCAGGGAACATGGTCTCACACCAATCCCAGTGGCACCAGGACGGTGCTGGTCACATTTACCAACAGCACTAAAATCATTAACATGGTCCGTCGCAACCACCTCCTCTTCGAACCACCCAAGGTTTCTTTGCTTATCCTGAGATTAAACCAGGATGATGAAGGGGATTATCATCTGAGCCTTAATGTAGAGTTCCACAACCGGACAGTCATCACAGAGGACAAAGTGATTCATGTAACGGTAGACG TCCCTGTCTCTGGCCCACTCATTGAGAAGACCCCATCTTATCCAGTCATAGAAGACAAAGCCAATGTAACCTGGACTTGCTCTGTTCAGAGAGGAACAAGGGTTGTGTTCCAGTGGCAGAGGGACGGGCTCCCACTGAAACCCAGTGACAGACACCACTTCAGCCAAGACAACTCCATGTTGCTGATTAACCCGGTTAAAAAAGAAGACAGGGGAGCTTATTGCTGTGTGGTCAACAACTCAGTGAGCCAGAGCAAGTACAGCAGGACCATGGATCTCAGCATTTACT ATGGCCCATACAACCTGAAAGTGAACTCTGGCCAAGGCCTTCGCACAGGAGAGGTGCTCACCATCAACCCTGGAGAGCTGGTCTTCCTGGAATGCCAAGCAGATTCCAACCCACCAAACAGCTATGTCTGGATCTCCAAGAGTCACAATGAGAGTGAAATCATCACAGAGGGCCCACAGCTGGAGGTCCAGCTCTACAGACTGGCCCAGGCCGAGGAGTACCTGTGTCGTGCTTTCAACAATGAGACGCAGAAGCAGGACGAGGCCCAGTTTACTCTGGTGGTGGCCAGCTTGGGAACAG GGAAAGAAAAACACACCCAAGATGGTGTCTCTGTGTCTCCAGTAGCAGTCATCGCTGTCTGCTCTCTGTTCATCATTAGCTGTGTGCTGCTGTTCTTCATCAGGAGAACGTGTCATCCTAAAAGAG TTCTCATGAGCATTTACAACAG ACCATTTTCTGAGCAGAAACGACCACATCGCTCAG GTCATGAAGATGCATCAGAGGACTTTGGCATCTATGAGTTTGTTTCCATACCAGGCAAAATGGAGTCTACTCAG GCGTCATGCAGATCTCTTGCTCGGCTTGAGTCGATACAAGACATGCACACCACCATCTACGATGTGATCAGACACGTTCCCGAATCCCCCAGTCAGAGTTTGCTGAACTAA